AAAGGATGTTTTATTATGTCAGTTAATGATGTACTTGCAGCCTTAGGAGTAGTTTTAAATGGTATTCCACAAGCTCTTTTAGCTGCTACTTATGGCTTTGCTTCAATACCAACAGCCTTTGGTTTTATAGTTGGTGCTGTGGCTTGTTTATTATATGGCTCAGTTATTCCAATTTCATTCCAAGCTGAAACAATAGCTCTTGCAGGAATGTTAGGAAAGGATATTAGAGAAAGACTTTCAATAATATTATTTTCTGGTTTAGCAATGGTTCTATTAGGGCTTACTGGAACCTTATCCACAATAGTTAATTTTGCAGGTTCAACTATTATTAATGCAATGATGGCAGGGGTTGGAATAATGCTAACTAGAATAGCTTTATCTGGTTTAAAAGAAAGTAGAATTGTTACAGCTAGTTCTATTGTATCTGCCTTTATAACTTATTTTTTCTTTGGACAAAACTTAGTCTATACTATTGTAGTTTGCGTAATTTTTTCAAGTTTAGTTGCTAATATATTTAAAATAAATTTTGGTGGTGGAATTATTGAAAACTACAAAAAGATTGAAATAAAGAAACCTATTATAAATTTAAATGTTATTCGTGGTGCTTTAGCTCTTGCTTGCTTGACTATTGGTGCAAACATAGCTTTTGGTAATATCACAGCTGCTATGACTGGAAAATATGAAGCTAATATAGATCATTTAACTATCTACTCAGGACTTGCTGATGCAGTTTCTTCAATTTTTGGTGGTGGACCTGTTGAAGCTATTATCTCTGCAACTGCTGCTGCCCCTAATCCTTTGGCTAGTGGAGTTTTGATGATGCTTATAATGGCAACTATTTTAATTTTTGGTTTATTGCCTAAAATCAGTAAGTATATACCTGGACATTCTGTTCATGGTTTCTTATTCATCTTAGGTGCTATTGTAACAGTCCCTACAAATGCTTCTCTTGCTTTTTCAGGAGGGACACCACAAGACTATGTTGTGGCTGCAACTGCTATGACTGTTACTGCTGCTAATGACCCATTTATTGGTTTACTTGTGGGCTTGCTTGTAAAATACATTTTTATTTTTCTTGAGTAAGGAGGAAAATTATGAAAACTTATACTTTAAAAGTTGCTGGATTAACAAGAGAATTACCTATAATAAAACTTTCTTATGATTTATCAATAGCTAGTTTTGTTATCTTAGGGGATACTGAAATTGTTGAAAAAACTGCACCTATTATAGCTAACAAATTACCAAAAGTAGATTTTTTAGTAACTGCAGAAGCAAAAGGAATTCCATTAGCTTACGAAATTTCTAAAATTTTAGGTTTAAAAGAATATATTGTTGCTAGAAAAAGTGTAAAAGCATATATGGAAGAACCTATTGAAGTTGAACTTAATTCTATAACAACTACCAATTCACAAAAATTATATTTGAACAATGAAGATGCTAAAAAAATTAAAGGAAAAAGAGTTGCATTGGTAGATGATGTTATTTCAACTGGTCAATCTTTGAAAGCACTTGAAAGATTAGTAGAAAAAGCTGGTGGAAATGTTATGGTAAAAGCTGCTATACTTGCAGAAGGTGAAGCTAAAAATAGAAAAGATATTATTTTCCTTGAAGAATTACCACTATTCTAAAAAATTTAATAAATATATGTAAAATGGCTGTTACAAACTAATAAATGAAGCAAAAAATAGTTCATTACTAGCTAAATTTCTTAACGTTTAAAAA
This Fusobacterium simiae DNA region includes the following protein-coding sequences:
- a CDS encoding NCS2 family permease, whose protein sequence is MSVNDVLAALGVVLNGIPQALLAATYGFASIPTAFGFIVGAVACLLYGSVIPISFQAETIALAGMLGKDIRERLSIILFSGLAMVLLGLTGTLSTIVNFAGSTIINAMMAGVGIMLTRIALSGLKESRIVTASSIVSAFITYFFFGQNLVYTIVVCVIFSSLVANIFKINFGGGIIENYKKIEIKKPIINLNVIRGALALACLTIGANIAFGNITAAMTGKYEANIDHLTIYSGLADAVSSIFGGGPVEAIISATAAAPNPLASGVLMMLIMATILIFGLLPKISKYIPGHSVHGFLFILGAIVTVPTNASLAFSGGTPQDYVVAATAMTVTAANDPFIGLLVGLLVKYIFIFLE
- a CDS encoding phosphoribosyltransferase family protein, with translation MKTYTLKVAGLTRELPIIKLSYDLSIASFVILGDTEIVEKTAPIIANKLPKVDFLVTAEAKGIPLAYEISKILGLKEYIVARKSVKAYMEEPIEVELNSITTTNSQKLYLNNEDAKKIKGKRVALVDDVISTGQSLKALERLVEKAGGNVMVKAAILAEGEAKNRKDIIFLEELPLF